From Staphylococcus delphini, one genomic window encodes:
- a CDS encoding threonine/serine exporter family protein: MAEALTIIDENKVIDVVLLAGKVLLESGAETYRVEDTMGRIAASFGLEDTYAFVTSTAIIFSLNDRTNTRLVRVRERTTDLEKIALANNISRKISRNALTLDEAKAELIHLEHASLQYSFIIKFLAASIACGFFLFMFGGVRQDFIYAVIAGGAAFLTFDLVQRFIQIKFFSEFISATVVIAVAAFFTKNGWATNQDIITIAGVMPLVPGILITNAIRDLMAGELLAGMSRGVEAALTAFAIGAGVAIVLLIF, encoded by the coding sequence ATGGCAGAAGCACTCACGATTATTGATGAAAACAAAGTCATTGATGTCGTCCTACTTGCGGGTAAGGTTTTGTTAGAAAGTGGCGCAGAAACCTATCGTGTAGAAGATACAATGGGCCGTATTGCAGCGAGCTTTGGTCTAGAAGATACATACGCCTTTGTCACATCAACAGCGATTATTTTTTCACTGAATGACCGGACGAATACACGTCTTGTGCGGGTGCGTGAACGGACGACAGACTTAGAAAAGATTGCACTCGCTAACAATATTTCAAGAAAGATTTCGCGTAATGCATTAACGTTAGACGAAGCAAAAGCGGAACTGATTCATTTAGAACACGCTTCACTACAATATTCATTTATCATTAAGTTTTTAGCTGCATCTATCGCATGTGGTTTCTTTTTATTTATGTTCGGCGGTGTTCGACAAGATTTTATTTATGCGGTTATTGCGGGAGGCGCTGCATTTTTAACATTCGACTTAGTCCAGCGCTTTATTCAAATTAAATTTTTCTCAGAATTCATTAGTGCAACAGTTGTCATTGCAGTGGCCGCCTTTTTCACTAAAAATGGATGGGCGACCAATCAAGATATTATTACCATTGCAGGTGTCATGCCACTTGTACCCGGAATTTTAATTACAAATGCCATTCGTGATTTAATGGCGGGTGAACTTTTAGCAGGCATGTCGCGGGGGGTAGAAGCTGCCCTCACTGCATTTGCGATTGGGGCCGGCGTTGCGATTGTACTACTTATTTTCTAG
- a CDS encoding threonine/serine exporter family protein gives MLFSIIFNAPKRLLLASGFVGAMGWSIYKFTVDMNYGIVMAAFLGSFILAIMSHTMSRRYKRPVIIFIVPGIIPLVPGGAAYEATRLLVTNAYTPAVNQFLEVTLTSGAIAFGILCAEIFYYIYTRLKHAYGKLKGKHYRKGYHMNNRI, from the coding sequence ATGCTATTTTCAATCATTTTCAATGCGCCGAAACGCCTTTTACTCGCATCAGGCTTTGTAGGTGCCATGGGTTGGTCCATTTATAAATTTACAGTTGATATGAACTATGGGATTGTCATGGCTGCTTTTTTAGGAAGTTTTATCCTTGCAATCATGAGTCATACGATGAGCCGTCGTTACAAGCGCCCTGTCATTATTTTCATTGTGCCGGGTATCATTCCGTTAGTGCCTGGAGGTGCAGCATATGAAGCAACCCGTTTACTCGTAACAAATGCTTATACGCCTGCAGTCAATCAATTTTTAGAAGTGACTTTAACATCAGGTGCCATCGCATTCGGTATTCTTTGCGCCGAAATCTTCTACTACATCTATACACGACTTAAACATGCCTATGGTAAACTTAAAGGAAAGCATTATCGTAAAGGATACCATATGAATAACCGTATCTAA
- the pepT gene encoding peptidase T: MKEQIIERLSRYVKINTQSDPNSETTPSTERQWDLLRLLESELKAMGLDTDLDRHGYLFATLEANIETDAPTIGFLAHVDTSPDFNAANVNPQIIDSYDGGIITLGTSGREINPEVFPDILKVKGHTLMTTDGTSLLGADDKAGVVEIMEALQYLIAHPEIKHGRIRVGFTPDEEIGRGPHKFDVERFDADFAYTMDGSQLGELQFESFNAAEAKITFDGVNVHPGSAKDKMVNALNLANAFHQALPANEVPEHTEGYEGFFHLMELNGNVEKATAQYIIRDHDSTSFENRKQQLIAIQKDINSRYYYDPVHLVINDQYRNMAEKIKPLQHIIDIPKAVYADLHITPNTEPIRGGTDGSQLSFMGLPTPNLFTGCDNFHGPYEYASIDVMAQAVQVILGIVQKVAEK; encoded by the coding sequence ATGAAAGAACAAATTATCGAAAGACTCTCACGTTACGTTAAAATCAATACACAATCTGACCCGAATAGCGAGACGACCCCTTCTACTGAGCGTCAATGGGATTTACTTCGTCTTTTGGAAAGTGAATTAAAAGCGATGGGACTTGATACCGATTTAGATCGTCACGGTTACCTATTCGCCACATTAGAAGCGAATATTGAAACAGATGCACCTACGATCGGATTTTTAGCGCATGTGGACACGTCACCTGATTTCAACGCCGCAAATGTAAATCCTCAGATTATAGACTCATATGATGGCGGCATCATTACTTTAGGTACATCTGGTCGCGAAATTAATCCTGAAGTCTTTCCAGATATCCTTAAAGTCAAAGGGCATACACTCATGACAACAGATGGGACTTCATTACTTGGTGCCGATGATAAAGCAGGTGTCGTTGAAATTATGGAAGCACTCCAATATTTAATTGCACATCCAGAAATTAAACATGGCCGTATTCGTGTCGGCTTTACCCCTGATGAAGAAATCGGTCGCGGTCCTCACAAATTCGACGTGGAACGTTTTGACGCAGACTTTGCCTATACAATGGATGGCAGTCAATTAGGTGAATTACAATTTGAAAGTTTTAATGCGGCAGAAGCTAAAATTACGTTTGATGGTGTGAATGTGCATCCAGGTTCTGCAAAAGATAAAATGGTTAACGCATTGAATTTAGCTAACGCGTTTCATCAAGCATTACCTGCCAATGAAGTTCCAGAACATACGGAAGGTTACGAAGGCTTCTTCCACCTCATGGAACTGAATGGTAACGTTGAAAAAGCGACTGCACAGTACATCATTCGCGACCATGACAGCACTTCTTTTGAAAATCGAAAACAACAACTCATTGCAATTCAAAAAGATATCAATTCACGTTATTATTACGATCCTGTTCATCTTGTTATCAATGATCAATACCGTAATATGGCAGAAAAGATTAAGCCGCTACAACATATTATCGACATTCCAAAAGCGGTTTATGCTGACCTTCATATCACACCCAATACTGAGCCGATTCGTGGCGGTACAGATGGGTCACAACTTTCATTTATGGGCCTACCGACACCGAACTTATTTACTGGCTGTGATAACTTCCACGGTCCTTATGAATATGCTTCTATCGATGTCATGGCACAAGCTGTACAAGTCATCTTAGGCATCGTCCAAAAAGTAGCAGAAAAATAA
- a CDS encoding glycerate kinase, with product MKILVAMDEFNHIISSYDANRYVEEGVASQIEDADIVQVPLFNGRRELLNAVFLWKSGTQYQISVHDAAMQAVDATYGQTDDGITVIEAGRFLKGTLPLVEQSSYGLGEVMRHALDKNAQHMIISVGAIDTFDGGAGMLQALGAQFYDDEGRTVDMTKGGGQIKHVRRIDLEGLHEGLKACRIQIVTDFESKLYGKQSAVMKTYPNLQIDREEAVVIDNLLWYWSELFKHQHHIVLGTVERGGAGGGIAATLHALYKAEIQTSHELVDQITGLNQLVKQADLVVFGEGIDEQDEMIETSSLRIAELCQQYNKPAIALCGTADKFERFEALGVTGMFNTFIEMPKTLTDFKMGIQLRNYAVQAIRLLRTSFN from the coding sequence TTGTACAAGTCCCACTATTTAATGGGAGAAGAGAATTATTAAATGCCGTCTTTTTATGGAAATCTGGGACACAATATCAAATTTCAGTACATGATGCGGCGATGCAAGCTGTAGACGCCACGTACGGTCAAACAGATGATGGCATTACCGTTATAGAAGCGGGGCGATTTTTAAAAGGGACGTTACCACTTGTAGAACAGTCAAGCTATGGTTTAGGCGAAGTGATGCGTCATGCTTTGGATAAAAACGCGCAACATATGATTATTTCAGTAGGTGCTATCGATACATTTGATGGTGGCGCAGGGATGTTACAAGCTTTAGGTGCACAGTTTTACGATGATGAAGGGCGTACTGTTGATATGACAAAAGGTGGCGGCCAAATTAAACATGTGCGACGTATTGATCTTGAAGGTTTACATGAAGGTTTGAAAGCGTGCCGTATTCAGATTGTGACAGATTTTGAGAGTAAGTTATACGGCAAACAGAGTGCAGTCATGAAGACCTATCCAAATCTTCAAATCGACCGAGAAGAAGCAGTGGTAATTGACAATTTGCTTTGGTATTGGAGTGAATTGTTTAAACATCAGCATCATATCGTGCTTGGTACGGTTGAAAGAGGCGGTGCTGGTGGCGGTATTGCGGCAACGTTACATGCATTATATAAAGCTGAAATTCAAACGAGTCATGAATTAGTTGATCAAATTACAGGATTGAATCAATTAGTTAAACAAGCGGACTTAGTGGTATTTGGTGAAGGCATTGATGAACAAGACGAAATGATTGAAACGTCTTCATTAAGAATTGCTGAACTGTGCCAACAATATAATAAGCCGGCTATCGCACTATGTGGTACAGCGGATAAATTCGAACGATTCGAAGCACTAGGTGTGACGGGTATGTTCAACACGTTTATAGAGATGCCGAAAACATTAACTGACTTCAAAATGGGGATACAGTTAAGAAATTATGCCGTACAAGCCATTCGATTGTTGCGCACATCGTTTAATTAA